The following coding sequences lie in one Candidatus Curtissbacteria bacterium genomic window:
- a CDS encoding glycosyltransferase family 4 protein: protein MNLAIFLSTGESFEDMDKRGQGSQFRKFYLKAFSQNFDLVYIFSYSNEKVKGLPDNVFVIKNKFSLPRYIYALLLPILERNTIKTCTVIRTYHISATPPAIISKIIYNIPFVFNYAYDYKKVARLERKYPQILFFTLVEPFAKFFANKIFVASKEISTGTKKEIFLPNGVDTEFYKPQKVKKKGNMILTIGRLESQKNFESLIKAIKGLNVELVIVGSGKLKKKLIQDAKKQKVNLKIIDRLENTRLPSLYNKADIFVLPSLIEGSPKSLLEAMSCSIPPIGTNVMGIREIIKNKNNGLLAKVDSESLSKKIKYLITNPSVRLKLGKNARGFIEKNYDLKNLIKIEISTIKNAAT from the coding sequence ATGAATTTGGCAATATTCTTATCGACGGGAGAGAGTTTTGAAGACATGGACAAGCGAGGACAAGGAAGTCAGTTCAGAAAATTTTATCTTAAAGCTTTCTCGCAGAATTTTGATCTTGTCTACATATTCTCTTACTCTAACGAAAAAGTAAAAGGGTTACCAGACAATGTTTTCGTGATCAAAAACAAATTTTCACTGCCAAGATATATTTATGCCCTGCTTTTACCTATCCTAGAAAGGAACACAATTAAAACGTGCACAGTTATAAGAACGTACCATATTTCCGCAACACCGCCCGCTATAATTTCAAAGATCATCTACAATATCCCTTTTGTTTTTAATTATGCCTATGACTATAAAAAGGTTGCGCGTCTTGAAAGAAAATATCCTCAGATACTTTTTTTTACCCTTGTCGAACCCTTCGCTAAGTTTTTTGCAAACAAAATCTTTGTAGCATCAAAAGAAATTTCAACGGGTACCAAAAAAGAGATATTTTTACCAAATGGCGTAGACACGGAGTTTTACAAACCACAAAAGGTCAAGAAAAAAGGAAACATGATACTGACAATCGGCAGACTTGAAAGCCAAAAAAATTTTGAGAGCTTAATTAAAGCAATTAAGGGACTGAATGTCGAACTGGTTATAGTCGGTTCAGGTAAACTGAAAAAGAAGCTAATACAAGATGCAAAAAAACAAAAAGTAAATCTAAAAATAATCGATCGCCTTGAAAATACAAGACTCCCTTCCTTGTATAATAAAGCAGATATTTTTGTTCTCCCCTCCCTCATCGAAGGCAGCCCTAAGTCTCTCTTAGAGGCTATGAGCTGCTCAATACCTCCAATCGGAACAAATGTCATGGGAATAAGAGAAATAATAAAAAACAAAAATAATGGTCTTCTTGCAAAAGTAGATTCCGAAAGTCTTTCCAAGAAAATTAAATATCTCATCACAAACCCTTCTGTACGTCTAAAACTAGGTAAAAACGCCAGAGGGTTTATTGAGAAAAATTACGACTTAAAAAATTTAATAAAAATAGAAATAAGCACAATAAAAAACGCTGCGACATGA
- a CDS encoding GNAT family N-acetyltransferase, which translates to MKILFIYPSNRKSLEVEVKNRKSPDNALYAINHLRKYGHNAYFKDTPRLSEKILNFFLFPINGLFLKQIEIDFKLVRIIVLLPWIAKSDIVIANTDGVALPLCFLKKIGVIRTPLIYAVGLFYVEGGLEKSIERKSPSLFSAFYKWIISSADQILYHSPAEKEKLINLGVYNPAICTFTPMGSDGKFFNQSRFSKIKSIKNTVVAVGKDRARDYELLLACANSLKSLRVIIICRKENIVNFKIPKNVKVLYEIPYEEVAKWYRKAEVIVIPLKEIRKSTGQMTFTDSLQSSRPIIISAVSGISHYPLKTNFNAVLVPPQNATALAKNIKELINNSKLQKKLVKNAIILKKRYTTYQYGKELENVVERVSEKVQLIPLSKKHLEFLRKLRNENRRSFLSQGLISREDQKKWFEKYKSNNNDWVFILEKDKEPIGAGSIYDTDAVKGEAKIGRFVIKKQYRHKGYGVILLKKVEEIAFGELNLKKLNLEVLARNISALNLYKKSNFKVGSGKIIKGQKVIVMSKETKLGPFSKRILQFNDADL; encoded by the coding sequence ATGAAAATCTTATTTATATACCCGTCAAATAGAAAATCTCTCGAGGTTGAAGTTAAAAATAGAAAATCCCCCGATAATGCCCTTTACGCAATAAATCATTTAAGAAAATATGGTCACAACGCCTACTTTAAAGACACCCCCCGCCTTTCGGAAAAAATTTTAAACTTTTTTCTATTTCCAATAAACGGACTTTTTTTGAAGCAAATTGAAATCGATTTTAAATTAGTACGAATCATAGTACTCTTACCCTGGATTGCAAAAAGTGATATCGTAATCGCCAACACAGATGGTGTAGCTTTACCCTTGTGTTTCTTAAAAAAGATAGGGGTTATAAGAACGCCTTTAATTTACGCCGTGGGCCTCTTTTATGTCGAAGGCGGACTAGAAAAAAGTATCGAGAGAAAATCTCCAAGTCTATTTTCCGCATTTTATAAATGGATAATAAGTTCGGCTGATCAAATCTTGTATCATTCTCCCGCTGAAAAAGAAAAACTTATCAATCTTGGAGTCTACAATCCTGCCATATGCACGTTTACCCCAATGGGTTCAGACGGGAAATTCTTCAATCAGTCAAGATTCTCAAAAATTAAATCAATAAAAAATACTGTGGTCGCCGTTGGCAAAGATAGAGCGCGAGATTATGAGCTTCTTTTGGCTTGCGCAAACTCACTAAAAAGCCTTCGAGTCATCATTATTTGCAGAAAGGAAAATATTGTAAATTTTAAAATACCCAAAAACGTAAAAGTTCTTTATGAAATACCATACGAAGAAGTTGCAAAATGGTATCGCAAAGCGGAGGTAATCGTAATACCCCTAAAAGAGATAAGAAAATCAACAGGACAAATGACATTTACGGATTCTCTACAAAGTTCACGACCAATAATAATAAGCGCCGTCAGCGGCATCTCTCATTACCCCTTAAAGACAAATTTCAATGCGGTTTTGGTTCCGCCCCAAAACGCGACGGCTTTGGCAAAAAATATTAAGGAACTAATCAACAACAGTAAACTTCAAAAGAAACTGGTTAAAAACGCGATAATTCTCAAAAAACGATACACAACTTACCAATATGGTAAAGAATTAGAAAACGTAGTAGAAAGAGTAAGCGAAAAAGTGCAATTAATACCTTTATCCAAAAAGCACCTTGAATTTCTAAGAAAACTACGAAATGAAAACAGAAGATCATTCTTGTCGCAAGGTCTTATCTCAAGGGAAGACCAAAAAAAGTGGTTCGAGAAATATAAAAGTAACAACAACGATTGGGTTTTTATACTCGAAAAAGACAAGGAGCCAATCGGTGCAGGATCAATATATGATACAGACGCAGTAAAAGGAGAAGCGAAAATAGGAAGATTCGTAATTAAAAAACAATACCGCCATAAAGGCTATGGGGTAATTCTTTTAAAAAAAGTTGAAGAAATTGCTTTTGGGGAGCTTAATTTAAAAAAGTTAAATCTTGAAGTTTTGGCGCGCAATATTTCGGCATTGAATTTATATAAAAAATCAAATTTTAAAGTAGGATCAGGAAAAATTATCAAAGGACAAAAGGTGATAGTAATGTCCAAAGAGACAAAACTTGGTCCTTTCAGCAAGCGTATATTACAATTCAACGATGCCGACTTATAG
- a CDS encoding DegT/DnrJ/EryC1/StrS family aminotransferase: MPTYSKSRVSTLSVLPVFRPAMGQEEIDAVSQVLKSGWIGLGPKTEELEEKFAKFVDARYAIGLSSATAALHLSMLALKVGKGDEVLVPSLTFVSTAHAALYVGAKPVFVDVDEDTLCMDPDDLERKITEKSKAVIPVHFGGHATDLDKIHSIARKHKLFVVEDASHATGSEYKGKKIGSLSTITCFSFHAVKNLATGDGGMITTNDQKIADKIKNLRWVGIDKGTWEREELISDKGYRQYGWYYDVTDLGYKYHMNDIAAAIGLVQLKKLKSTNAKRQKLAARYNKFLSKLSWIKTPLTKPWTKSATHNYVIKTLHRDDLNIFLKERKISTGVHYMPIHYFSYYVKNNLKADVPVTEKVWKTLLTLPLYPTLSLSDQDYVISSIGEFGRINNLE; encoded by the coding sequence ATGCCGACTTATAGCAAAAGCAGAGTTTCAACCCTGTCAGTTCTGCCGGTGTTTAGACCTGCAATGGGCCAGGAGGAAATCGATGCGGTTTCACAAGTACTTAAAAGTGGATGGATTGGTCTTGGCCCCAAAACCGAGGAATTGGAAGAAAAATTTGCAAAATTTGTTGATGCAAGATACGCAATAGGTCTTTCTTCAGCAACGGCTGCCCTTCATTTAAGTATGCTTGCATTAAAAGTCGGGAAGGGGGACGAAGTTCTTGTCCCATCGTTAACCTTCGTATCTACCGCACATGCGGCCTTATATGTTGGTGCGAAACCTGTCTTCGTGGATGTCGACGAAGATACACTTTGCATGGATCCTGATGATCTTGAAAGGAAAATAACCGAAAAGAGTAAAGCAGTAATTCCGGTTCATTTCGGAGGCCATGCCACTGACCTGGACAAAATCCACTCAATAGCCCGGAAGCATAAATTATTTGTTGTCGAAGACGCCAGCCATGCCACTGGATCCGAATACAAGGGGAAAAAAATCGGTAGTTTATCGACAATAACCTGCTTTTCTTTCCATGCAGTAAAAAACTTAGCAACAGGCGATGGAGGAATGATTACCACGAACGATCAGAAAATTGCAGACAAGATAAAAAATCTTAGATGGGTAGGCATCGATAAAGGAACCTGGGAGCGTGAAGAACTAATTAGCGACAAGGGTTATAGACAATATGGATGGTATTACGACGTTACCGATTTGGGCTATAAATACCACATGAATGATATAGCAGCAGCAATTGGCCTCGTACAGCTGAAAAAATTAAAAAGCACCAACGCCAAAAGGCAAAAATTAGCAGCAAGATACAATAAGTTTTTAAGTAAACTTTCTTGGATCAAAACACCGCTAACAAAACCCTGGACAAAAAGCGCAACTCATAATTACGTTATAAAAACTCTTCATCGCGATGACTTGAATATTTTTTTGAAAGAAAGAAAAATATCGACAGGCGTCCATTATATGCCGATTCATTATTTTAGCTATTACGTCAAAAACAATTTAAAAGCAGACGTGCCGGTAACGGAGAAAGTCTGGAAAACCCTTTTAACGCTGCCGCTTTATCCGACACTTTCCCTGAGCGATCAGGACTATGTCATTTCTTCTATTGGTGAATTTGGTCGCATCAACAATCTAGAATGA